Proteins from a genomic interval of Pseudomonas anuradhapurensis:
- a CDS encoding acyl-CoA dehydrogenase encodes MAWLQRLNDPLRQALASTLGETYAALLERLGPVAPFELAVLGGRAMATPGLAFLVGYQAALRVLWPSAPLSLGALCASERRSVRPTEMRTRLDGLRLTGSKDFVTAGLEAEWLLVAARSEATGAPPQLNLAVVYPGEPGVTLEALPTLPLMPEVGHGRLVLEHAACELLAGDGWDAYVKPFRSLEDLYVLTALTAWLYGVGQACAWPQALRLQLLGLLAGCAEGSRQCADTVGCHLLLGGLFAQFQALRGEIDAALAAGPAHWAEIWQRDQGVMALAAAAREKRLNKAWAAAGLS; translated from the coding sequence ATGGCCTGGTTGCAACGACTCAATGACCCGCTTCGCCAAGCGCTGGCGAGCACCCTTGGCGAAACCTATGCCGCGCTGCTCGAGCGCCTTGGCCCGGTTGCCCCGTTCGAACTGGCGGTACTTGGCGGCCGGGCGATGGCCACGCCGGGGCTGGCGTTCCTGGTCGGCTACCAGGCCGCCTTGCGCGTGCTGTGGCCCAGTGCTCCGCTCAGCCTCGGTGCCCTGTGTGCCAGCGAACGGCGTAGCGTGCGGCCGACGGAAATGCGCACGCGCCTGGACGGCTTGCGCTTGACCGGCAGCAAGGATTTCGTCACTGCCGGCCTGGAGGCGGAGTGGTTGCTGGTGGCGGCACGCAGTGAGGCGACAGGCGCGCCACCGCAGTTGAACCTGGCGGTGGTCTACCCCGGCGAGCCAGGGGTGACGCTGGAAGCGCTGCCGACCCTGCCGCTGATGCCGGAGGTGGGCCATGGACGACTGGTGCTGGAGCACGCGGCGTGTGAACTGCTGGCAGGGGATGGCTGGGATGCCTATGTAAAACCGTTCCGCTCGCTGGAGGACTTGTATGTGCTCACGGCCCTGACCGCCTGGCTGTATGGCGTCGGTCAGGCGTGTGCCTGGCCGCAGGCCCTGCGCCTGCAGTTGCTCGGGCTGCTGGCCGGGTGTGCCGAGGGCAGCCGGCAGTGCGCCGATACGGTCGGTTGCCATTTGTTGCTGGGTGGGTTGTTCGCCCAGTTCCAGGCGCTACGGGGGGAAATTGATGCGGCGTTGGCAGCTGGGCCGGCGCATTGGGCAGAAATCTGGCAGCGCGACCAGGGGGTGATGGCACTGGCGGCTGCGGCGCGGGAGAAGCGGCTGAACAAGGCGTGGGCGGCCGCGGGATTGTCATGA
- the olsB gene encoding L-ornithine N(alpha)-acyltransferase → MTRIAHAGDNSTERRLQAERLVGAAALQEAQALRYKVFSAEFQARLKGAEYGLDMDDYDVHCRHIGVRDLSTGELVATTRLLDHQAASSLGRFYSEEEFSLHGLLQLQGPILELGRTCVAPDYRNGGTIAVLWSELAEILNEGRYSYLMGCASIPMQDGGIQAHAVMQRLRDRYLCTEHLRAEPKNPLPKLALPNNVIAEMPPLLKAYMRLGAKICGEPCWDEDFQVADVFILLKRDELCPRYARHFKAAV, encoded by the coding sequence ATGACTCGGATCGCTCACGCTGGCGACAACAGCACCGAACGCCGTCTGCAAGCCGAACGCCTGGTTGGCGCCGCGGCCCTGCAAGAGGCCCAGGCCCTGCGCTACAAGGTGTTCAGCGCCGAATTCCAGGCCCGCCTCAAAGGTGCCGAGTACGGCCTGGACATGGATGACTACGACGTGCACTGCCGGCACATTGGCGTACGTGACCTGAGTACCGGCGAACTGGTTGCCACCACGCGCCTGCTCGACCACCAGGCCGCCAGCAGCCTGGGCCGCTTCTACAGCGAAGAAGAATTCAGCCTGCATGGCCTGTTGCAGTTGCAGGGCCCGATCCTGGAGCTGGGGCGCACCTGCGTGGCTCCCGACTACCGCAATGGCGGCACCATCGCCGTACTCTGGAGCGAACTGGCGGAAATCCTCAATGAAGGCCGCTACAGCTACCTGATGGGCTGCGCCAGCATCCCCATGCAGGATGGCGGAATACAGGCCCATGCGGTGATGCAACGCCTGCGCGACCGCTACCTGTGCACCGAGCACCTGCGCGCCGAACCGAAAAACCCGCTGCCCAAGCTGGCCTTGCCGAACAACGTCATTGCCGAAATGCCGCCCCTGCTCAAGGCCTACATGCGCCTGGGCGCGAAGATTTGCGGCGAGCCGTGCTGGGACGAAGACTTCCAGGTGGCCGACGTGTTCATCCTGCTCAAGCGCGACGAGCTGTGCCCGCGCTATGCCCGCCACTTCAAGGCAGCGGTCTGA
- a CDS encoding lysophospholipid acyltransferase family protein — protein MPKLRVMARLTRLLLVLLLGMLLASAITLGERLGFKPSIARRQRWTCLFMKRLVAALPFDVRVIGELPQRPMLWVSNHVSWTDIPLLGMLLPLSFLSKAEVRHWPVAGWLAEKAGTLFIRRGGGDSQRLREQIAGQLALARPLLIFPEGTTTSGRTLRTFHGRLLAGAIDRGVAVQPVAIQYLRNGQIDPLAPFIGEDDLVSHLLRLFALPRSEVCIHLLQPIGSVGKERAVLALQAQQSIQLALFGAAEVEVVTGRQARAA, from the coding sequence ATGCCGAAGCTGCGGGTAATGGCCCGCCTGACACGACTGCTGCTGGTACTGCTGCTGGGCATGCTGCTGGCCAGTGCGATCACCCTGGGCGAACGCCTGGGCTTCAAGCCATCGATAGCGCGCCGCCAGCGCTGGACCTGCCTGTTCATGAAACGCCTGGTCGCGGCGCTGCCGTTCGACGTGCGGGTGATCGGCGAGCTGCCGCAGCGGCCAATGCTGTGGGTCAGCAACCACGTGTCCTGGACTGACATTCCCTTGCTCGGCATGCTGCTGCCGCTGTCGTTCCTGTCCAAGGCCGAAGTGCGCCACTGGCCGGTGGCCGGCTGGCTGGCGGAAAAGGCCGGTACACTGTTCATCCGCCGAGGTGGTGGCGACAGCCAGCGCCTGCGCGAACAGATCGCCGGGCAACTGGCCCTGGCCCGTCCGCTGCTGATCTTCCCCGAAGGCACCACCACCAGCGGGCGTACCCTGCGCACCTTCCATGGCCGCCTGCTGGCAGGTGCCATCGACCGTGGTGTGGCAGTACAACCGGTGGCCATCCAGTACTTGCGCAATGGCCAGATCGACCCGCTTGCGCCCTTCATCGGTGAGGATGACCTGGTGTCGCATCTGCTGCGCCTGTTCGCCCTGCCACGAAGTGAAGTGTGCATCCACCTGTTGCAGCCGATCGGCAGCGTAGGCAAGGAGCGGGCGGTGCTGGCGTTGCAGGCGCAACAGTCCATTCAGCTGGCGTTGTTCGGGGCTGCAGAAGTTGAAGTGGTGACTGGGCGGCAGGCGCGGGCCGCCTGA
- a CDS encoding ACP phosphodiesterase: MNYLAHLHLGGPAPQQLLGSLYGDFVKGSLEGRFPPALEAAIRLHRRIDSYTDQHPLVLAALARFPRERRRFAGIVVDVFFDHCLARHWQDYAEQPLEQFTGEFYRVLLAEPELPGRLARIAPFMAADDWLGAYGDFATLEQVFNGIARRLSRPQGMVGVMDELERLYEPLMADFREFYPQLQAFAAAGRTAGN, translated from the coding sequence ATGAACTACCTCGCACACCTGCACCTGGGCGGCCCGGCGCCGCAGCAACTGCTCGGCAGCCTGTATGGCGATTTCGTCAAAGGCTCGTTGGAAGGGCGCTTTCCGCCAGCGCTGGAGGCAGCCATCCGCTTGCATCGGCGTATCGACAGCTACACCGACCAGCATCCGTTGGTGCTGGCGGCACTGGCACGCTTTCCACGCGAGCGGCGGCGCTTTGCCGGCATCGTTGTGGATGTGTTCTTCGATCATTGCCTGGCACGGCATTGGCAGGATTATGCCGAGCAGCCGCTGGAGCAGTTCACTGGGGAATTCTATCGGGTGCTGCTGGCGGAGCCTGAGCTTCCCGGGCGCCTGGCGCGCATCGCGCCGTTCATGGCGGCCGATGACTGGCTGGGCGCATACGGTGATTTCGCCACGCTGGAACAGGTGTTCAACGGCATTGCCCGAAGGCTGTCGCGGCCACAGGGGATGGTCGGGGTGATGGATGAGCTGGAGCGGCTGTATGAGCCGCTGATGGCGGACTTCCGCGAGTTCTATCCACAGTTGCAGGCGTTCGCGGCGGCGGGGCGGACAGCAGGCAATTAG
- a CDS encoding ArsR/SmtB family transcription factor, with translation MPLDLDEIIKALAHPVRREILGWLKDPATQFPDQYHSTENGVCAGQIDQRCGLSQSTVSAHLATLQRAGLVSSQKIGQWHFFKRNETTIQAFLEQLRQAL, from the coding sequence ATGCCTCTCGATCTCGACGAAATCATAAAAGCGCTGGCCCACCCGGTCAGGCGAGAAATCCTCGGTTGGCTGAAAGACCCGGCAACGCAGTTCCCGGACCAGTACCACAGCACCGAGAACGGGGTCTGCGCCGGGCAGATCGACCAACGCTGCGGCCTGTCGCAATCGACCGTCTCCGCCCACCTGGCCACGCTGCAACGCGCCGGGTTGGTCAGTAGCCAGAAGATCGGCCAGTGGCACTTCTTCAAACGCAACGAAACCACCATCCAGGCGTTTCTCGAACAATTGCGCCAAGCACTCTGA
- a CDS encoding alkene reductase, which produces MTTLFDPITLGDLQLPNRIIMAPLTRCRADEGRVPNALMAEYYVQRASAGLILSEATSVSPMGVGYPDTPGIWNDEQVRGWNNVTKAVHAAGGRIFLQLWHVGRISHPSYLNGELPVAPSAIQPKGHVSLVRPLSDYPTPRALETEEIADIVEAYRSGAENAKAAGFDGVEIHGANGYLLDQFLQSSTNQRTDRYGGSLENRARLLLEVTDAAIEVWGASRVGVHLAPRADAHDMGDADRAETFTYVARELGKRGIAFICSREREADDSIGPLIKQAFGGPYIVNERFDKASANAALASGKADAVAFGVPFIANPDLPARLAADAPLNEARPETFYGKGPVGYIDYPRL; this is translated from the coding sequence ATGACCACGCTTTTCGATCCGATCACCCTGGGCGACCTGCAGTTGCCCAACCGCATCATCATGGCCCCGCTCACCCGCTGCCGTGCCGATGAAGGCCGCGTGCCCAATGCACTGATGGCCGAATACTACGTACAGCGCGCCAGTGCCGGACTGATCCTCAGCGAGGCGACCTCGGTCAGCCCCATGGGCGTCGGCTACCCGGATACCCCCGGCATCTGGAACGACGAGCAGGTCCGTGGCTGGAACAATGTGACCAAGGCCGTGCATGCTGCGGGCGGGCGCATCTTCCTGCAACTGTGGCACGTTGGCCGCATCTCCCACCCCAGCTATCTGAATGGCGAACTGCCGGTAGCCCCCAGCGCAATCCAGCCCAAGGGCCATGTAAGCCTGGTACGCCCGTTGAGTGACTACCCCACCCCACGCGCGCTGGAAACCGAAGAAATCGCCGATATCGTCGAGGCCTACCGCAGCGGCGCCGAGAATGCCAAGGCCGCCGGCTTCGATGGTGTGGAGATCCATGGCGCCAACGGTTACCTGCTCGACCAGTTCCTGCAAAGCAGCACCAACCAGCGCACCGACCGCTACGGCGGCTCGCTGGAAAACCGTGCGCGGCTGCTGCTGGAGGTAACCGATGCGGCCATCGAGGTGTGGGGGGCGAGCCGTGTTGGCGTGCACCTGGCGCCACGTGCCGATGCCCATGACATGGGCGATGCCGACCGCGCCGAAACCTTTACCTACGTGGCCCGGGAGCTGGGCAAGCGAGGCATTGCCTTTATCTGCTCACGGGAACGGGAAGCCGATGACAGCATCGGCCCGTTGATCAAGCAAGCGTTCGGCGGCCCGTACATCGTCAACGAGCGGTTCGACAAGGCCAGTGCCAATGCGGCCCTGGCCAGTGGCAAGGCGGATGCGGTGGCGTTTGGCGTACCGTTCATCGCCAACCCCGACCTGCCGGCGCGGCTGGCGGCGGATGCACCGCTGAACGAGGCGCGGCCGGAGACCTTCTATGGCAAGGGGCCGGTGGGATACATCGACTATCCACGGTTGTGA
- a CDS encoding ATPase: MRNHAHDDYDDVPSLRAGTHDDDELMPAHVVRSRQKAARGASTAPLWALLGASFIALAGLGWWSFQQISLMEQQLVATQESFARISEEAAGRLQAISGKVAASESGAMTNSEALKLQLRQLQQGMAGQTGDLGKRLEQVLADTREQQKAVTELQGQLQAQLKQVNGELAALRSGQVDGGKLDAQLKGLNEQVAALKAAQADGGKLDGQLKSLSSEVAALKKQGNPSAAIQDLEQDILVLKSQIDNRPAAAASTGASVQEFDAFRAQTTRNLNTLQSQVQNLQQQINARP, translated from the coding sequence ATGCGTAACCATGCTCACGATGACTACGATGACGTGCCTAGCTTGCGCGCCGGCACCCATGACGATGACGAACTGATGCCGGCGCACGTGGTGCGCAGCCGTCAGAAAGCTGCCCGCGGAGCCAGTACGGCGCCGCTGTGGGCATTGCTCGGGGCCTCGTTCATCGCCTTGGCGGGCCTCGGCTGGTGGAGCTTCCAGCAGATTTCCCTGATGGAGCAGCAGCTGGTGGCGACCCAGGAGAGCTTTGCCCGCATCAGCGAAGAAGCGGCCGGGCGCCTGCAGGCCATCAGCGGCAAGGTGGCGGCCAGCGAGTCGGGAGCCATGACCAATAGCGAGGCGCTGAAGCTGCAGCTGCGTCAGTTGCAGCAGGGCATGGCCGGGCAGACCGGTGACCTGGGCAAGCGCCTGGAGCAGGTACTGGCGGATACCCGTGAACAGCAAAAGGCGGTGACCGAGTTGCAAGGCCAGCTGCAGGCGCAATTGAAGCAGGTGAACGGCGAGCTGGCCGCATTGCGTTCGGGCCAGGTCGATGGTGGCAAGCTGGATGCCCAGCTCAAGGGCCTGAACGAACAGGTTGCGGCGCTGAAGGCCGCGCAGGCCGACGGCGGCAAGCTTGATGGCCAGCTCAAGAGCCTGAGCAGCGAGGTGGCGGCGCTGAAGAAGCAAGGTAACCCGAGTGCGGCTATCCAGGACCTGGAGCAGGACATCCTGGTGCTCAAGAGCCAGATCGACAATCGCCCGGCTGCGGCGGCCTCCACTGGGGCGTCGGTGCAGGAGTTCGATGCCTTCCGGGCGCAGACGACCCGCAACCTGAATACCTTGCAGAGCCAGGTGCAGAACCTGCAGCAGCAGATCAACGCCCGGCCCTGA
- a CDS encoding NAD-dependent epimerase/dehydratase family protein, with protein MRILVTGASGFIGGRFARFALEQGLDVRVSGRRAEGVEHLVKRGAQFIPGDLGDAELARRLCQGVEAVVHCAGAVGSWGRYQDFYQGNVVVTENVVEGCLKEHVRRLVHLSSPSIYFTGRSCLDIREDQVPRRFHDHYGQTKYLAEQKVFGAQEFGLEVLALRPRFVTGAGDASIFPRLLQMQRKGRLAIIGNGLNKVDFTSVHNLNEALLSALFADHRALGQAYNISNGQPLPLWDVVNYVMRKMQLPQVTRYRSYGLAYSLAALNEAACLLWPGRPQPTLSRLGMQVMSCDFTLDISRARQYLDFQPKVSLWTALDEFCAWWQHQPPGR; from the coding sequence ATGCGAATTCTGGTCACCGGCGCGAGCGGCTTCATTGGCGGGCGCTTTGCGCGCTTTGCCCTTGAGCAGGGCCTGGACGTGCGGGTCAGCGGCCGCCGCGCAGAGGGGGTCGAGCACCTGGTCAAGCGCGGCGCCCAGTTCATTCCCGGCGACCTCGGCGATGCCGAGTTGGCCCGCCGCCTGTGCCAGGGCGTCGAGGCCGTGGTGCACTGTGCCGGCGCGGTGGGCAGCTGGGGGCGCTACCAGGACTTCTATCAAGGCAACGTGGTGGTCACCGAGAACGTCGTCGAGGGCTGCTTGAAGGAACATGTGCGACGCCTGGTGCACTTGTCGTCGCCATCTATCTATTTCACTGGCCGCTCGTGCCTGGATATCCGTGAAGACCAGGTGCCGCGTCGCTTCCACGACCATTACGGGCAGACCAAGTACCTGGCCGAGCAGAAAGTGTTCGGCGCCCAGGAGTTCGGCCTCGAGGTGTTGGCATTGCGTCCTCGTTTCGTCACCGGGGCTGGCGACGCCAGTATCTTCCCGCGGTTGCTGCAGATGCAGCGCAAGGGCCGCCTGGCGATCATCGGCAACGGCCTGAACAAAGTGGACTTCACCAGCGTGCACAACCTCAACGAGGCGCTGCTCAGCGCCCTGTTCGCTGACCACCGGGCGCTGGGCCAGGCCTACAACATCAGCAACGGCCAGCCATTGCCGCTGTGGGACGTGGTCAACTATGTGATGCGCAAGATGCAATTGCCACAGGTCACTCGCTACCGGTCCTACGGCTTGGCCTACAGCCTGGCCGCTCTGAACGAGGCGGCCTGCCTGCTCTGGCCGGGGCGCCCGCAACCGACCCTGTCGCGCCTGGGGATGCAGGTGATGAGCTGCGATTTCACCCTGGATATCAGCCGCGCCCGGCAGTACCTGGACTTCCAGCCCAAGGTCAGCCTGTGGACGGCGCTGGACGAATTCTGTGCCTGGTGGCAGCACCAGCCGCCAGGGCGATGA
- a CDS encoding LysR family transcriptional regulator ArgP, translated as MFDYKLLAALAAVIEQGGFERAAQVLGLSQSAISQRIKLLEARVGQPVLVRATPPSPTEVGRQLLNHVQQVRLLERDLQRQVPALDEEGMPERLRIALNADSLATWWAAAVGNFCAQHKLLTELVVEDQEVGLKRMRAGEVAACLCSSERPVAGARSLPLGAMRYRALASPGFMAQHFPQGFAASRLARTPAIVYGPDDFLQHRYLASLGIEDGFLHHLCPSSEGFLRMTEAGLGWGLVPELQAREQLASGRLVEICRDTPIDVPLYWHHWRNGGQLLTQLTEHLRHCARHWLVPL; from the coding sequence ATGTTCGACTACAAACTGCTGGCCGCCCTCGCGGCGGTGATCGAACAGGGTGGTTTCGAGCGCGCAGCGCAGGTGCTGGGCTTGTCGCAGTCGGCCATATCGCAGCGCATCAAGCTGCTCGAGGCACGGGTCGGGCAACCGGTGCTGGTGCGGGCCACGCCGCCGAGCCCGACCGAGGTCGGCCGCCAGTTGCTCAACCATGTGCAACAGGTGCGCCTGCTCGAGCGCGACCTGCAACGCCAGGTGCCGGCGCTGGACGAGGAGGGCATGCCGGAGCGCCTGCGCATCGCCCTCAACGCCGACAGCCTGGCCACCTGGTGGGCCGCAGCGGTGGGCAACTTTTGTGCGCAGCACAAGCTGCTGACCGAGCTCGTCGTGGAGGACCAGGAAGTCGGCCTCAAACGCATGCGCGCTGGTGAGGTGGCGGCCTGCCTGTGCAGTAGCGAGCGGCCGGTGGCCGGCGCGCGTAGCCTGCCGCTGGGGGCCATGCGTTATCGGGCGCTGGCCAGCCCCGGGTTCATGGCGCAGCATTTCCCGCAGGGTTTTGCTGCCAGCCGGCTGGCCCGTACCCCGGCGATCGTCTATGGCCCGGACGACTTCCTGCAGCATCGCTACCTGGCCTCGCTGGGTATCGAGGACGGTTTCCTGCACCACCTGTGCCCGTCCTCGGAAGGCTTCCTGCGCATGACCGAAGCCGGCCTGGGTTGGGGCCTGGTGCCCGAACTGCAGGCCCGTGAACAACTGGCCAGCGGCCGGTTGGTGGAAATCTGTCGCGATACGCCCATCGATGTGCCGTTGTACTGGCATCATTGGCGCAACGGCGGGCAACTGCTGACGCAACTGACCGAACACCTGCGCCACTGCGCAAGGCACTGGCTGGTGCCCTTGTAG
- a CDS encoding LysE/ArgO family amino acid transporter — MWQSYLNGMLVAFGLIMAIGAQNAFVLAQSLRREHHLPVAALCILCDAILVAAGVFGLATVLAHNPTLLAVARWGGAVFLVWYGAKALRSACSRQSLQHQQGQGARSRRAVLLSALAVTLLNPHVYLDTVLLIGSLGAQQTAPGAYVAGAASASLVWFSTLAIGAAWLAPWLARPATWRMLDLMVAVMMFAVAAQLVFN; from the coding sequence ATGTGGCAAAGCTATCTCAACGGCATGCTGGTGGCCTTCGGCCTGATCATGGCCATCGGCGCCCAGAACGCCTTCGTCCTCGCCCAGAGCCTGCGCCGCGAGCATCACCTGCCGGTGGCGGCGCTGTGCATCCTGTGTGATGCGATCCTGGTGGCGGCCGGGGTGTTCGGCCTGGCCACCGTGCTGGCGCACAACCCGACCTTGCTGGCGGTCGCCCGCTGGGGCGGCGCGGTATTCCTGGTCTGGTATGGCGCCAAGGCGTTACGCAGCGCCTGTTCCAGGCAGAGCCTGCAGCACCAGCAAGGCCAGGGCGCGCGGTCACGCCGTGCAGTGCTGCTCAGCGCCTTGGCGGTGACCCTGCTGAACCCGCACGTGTATCTCGACACGGTGTTGCTGATCGGCTCGCTGGGGGCCCAGCAGACTGCGCCTGGGGCCTATGTGGCCGGGGCTGCCAGCGCCTCGCTGGTGTGGTTCTCGACCCTGGCGATCGGCGCGGCCTGGCTGGCGCCGTGGCTGGCACGGCCAGCGACCTGGCGCATGCTCGACCTGATGGTCGCCGTCATGATGTTCGCGGTGGCGGCGCAGTTGGTCTTCAACTGA
- a CDS encoding superoxide dismutase, with translation MAFELPPLPYAHDALQPHISKETLEYHHDKHHNTYVVNLNNLVPGTEFEGKTLEEIVKSSSGGIFNNAAQVWNHTFYWNCLSPNAGGQPTGALADAINAAFGSFDKFKEEFTKTSVGTFGSGWGWLVKKADGSLALASTIGAGCPLTSGDTPLLTCDVWEHAYYIDYRNLRPKYVEAFWNLVNWAFVAEQFEGKTFKA, from the coding sequence ATGGCTTTTGAATTGCCGCCGCTGCCGTACGCCCACGATGCCCTGCAGCCGCACATCTCCAAGGAAACCCTGGAGTATCACCACGACAAGCACCACAACACCTATGTCGTGAACCTGAACAACCTGGTCCCAGGCACCGAATTCGAAGGCAAGACCCTGGAAGAGATCGTCAAGAGCTCTTCGGGCGGCATCTTCAACAACGCCGCTCAAGTCTGGAACCACACCTTCTACTGGAACTGCCTGTCGCCAAACGCCGGTGGCCAGCCGACCGGTGCCCTGGCTGACGCCATCAACGCCGCTTTCGGTTCCTTCGACAAGTTCAAGGAAGAGTTCACCAAGACTTCGGTTGGCACCTTCGGTTCCGGCTGGGGCTGGCTGGTGAAGAAGGCCGACGGTTCCCTGGCCCTGGCCAGCACCATCGGCGCTGGCTGCCCGCTGACCAGCGGCGACACCCCGCTGCTGACCTGCGACGTCTGGGAACACGCCTACTACATCGACTACCGCAACCTGCGTCCGAAGTACGTCGAGGCGTTCTGGAACCTGGTCAACTGGGCTTTCGTTGCCGAACAGTTCGAAGGCAAGACCTTCAAGGCCTGA
- a CDS encoding hydroxypyruvate isomerase family protein: MLKFNAHLGFQFNELPFLQRIEAAAAAGFRAVEFPSPYEFDASQLADQLAQHALPLVQFAAPAGVAKGLAAVAGKEAEFRDGLRQAVSYARTLACADVHLMSGITHDEGAGKVYASNLDYAVKYFEDQGLRPLIEVICAQEMPGYYMADFSKAQQVLEAHASVGLIFDLYHAQVLTGNAADMLEQFFARTVHVQVADCPGRHQPGTGQMDIAGLFTMLDQRGYAGWVGCEYRPAGATADSLGWLDQYVS, translated from the coding sequence ATGCTCAAATTCAATGCTCACCTTGGCTTCCAGTTCAACGAACTGCCTTTTCTGCAGCGTATCGAAGCCGCCGCTGCTGCTGGATTTCGCGCGGTAGAATTTCCCTCGCCCTACGAGTTCGATGCGAGCCAGCTGGCTGATCAACTGGCGCAGCATGCCTTGCCATTGGTCCAGTTTGCTGCACCGGCTGGCGTTGCCAAGGGCCTCGCTGCGGTGGCGGGCAAGGAAGCCGAGTTCCGTGACGGGTTGCGGCAGGCGGTCAGCTATGCCCGCACATTGGCGTGTGCGGATGTACACCTGATGTCCGGCATAACCCATGATGAGGGCGCCGGCAAAGTGTACGCGAGCAACCTTGACTATGCCGTGAAGTACTTCGAGGACCAGGGGCTGCGGCCGTTGATCGAGGTGATCTGCGCGCAGGAAATGCCCGGATACTACATGGCCGACTTCAGCAAGGCACAGCAGGTGCTGGAGGCGCATGCGAGTGTCGGGCTGATCTTTGATCTTTACCATGCGCAGGTGCTGACCGGGAATGCTGCCGATATGCTGGAGCAGTTCTTTGCGCGGACGGTGCATGTGCAGGTAGCCGATTGTCCGGGGCGGCATCAGCCGGGGACAGGGCAGATGGACATTGCCGGGTTGTTCACGATGCTGGACCAGCGCGGCTATGCGGGGTGGGTCGGGTGTGAATACCGGCCTGCGGGGGCTACTGCGGATAGCCTTGGCTGGCTTGATCAGTACGTGTCATGA